A stretch of Sinorhizobium meliloti DNA encodes these proteins:
- a CDS encoding NAD-dependent epimerase/dehydratase family protein — MTRVLVSGGTGFVGRFIIEHLLANGYEVTVGGRSPPPAGFYSQPVSHVPLRLDADADQAGAFDDIYYFVHAAFEHVEGRYRGGEGDDPTSFRRANLDGSVRLFEEARAAGVRRCVFLSSRAVYGETAPPIVAETSPVEPDTFYGQVKLATENALKSMTDHSFVTTSLRVTGVYGPAGSGRKHKWSDLFSDYIAGRPVPRRIGTEVHGDDVAQAVRLMLETEPARISGQVFNVSDVLTDNREILSFLQAATGCPHPLPPAAEAAAFKTMSTEKLRALGWVPGGRERLAATIRELAVQAVTVEPRFRPSP, encoded by the coding sequence ATGACCCGCGTTCTCGTCTCCGGCGGCACCGGATTCGTCGGCCGCTTCATCATCGAGCACCTGCTGGCAAACGGCTATGAGGTCACGGTCGGTGGGCGCTCTCCGCCGCCTGCCGGCTTTTATTCGCAACCCGTGTCCCATGTGCCGCTCCGTCTCGATGCGGATGCGGACCAGGCCGGCGCCTTCGACGATATCTATTATTTCGTCCATGCGGCTTTCGAGCATGTCGAGGGCAGATATCGCGGAGGCGAGGGTGACGATCCCACGAGTTTCCGCCGCGCCAATCTCGACGGCTCCGTTCGCCTTTTCGAGGAAGCGCGCGCCGCCGGCGTACGGCGCTGCGTTTTCCTGTCGAGCCGCGCCGTCTATGGCGAGACGGCGCCGCCGATTGTCGCTGAGACGTCACCTGTCGAGCCGGACACGTTCTACGGACAGGTAAAGCTCGCCACCGAGAACGCCTTGAAATCGATGACCGACCACAGTTTCGTCACGACGAGCCTGCGCGTCACCGGTGTCTACGGCCCCGCGGGCTCGGGACGAAAACACAAGTGGAGCGATCTCTTTTCCGATTACATTGCCGGCCGACCGGTGCCAAGGCGCATCGGCACGGAAGTCCACGGCGACGATGTCGCCCAGGCCGTCCGCCTCATGCTCGAAACCGAACCGGCGAGAATATCCGGTCAGGTGTTCAACGTCTCCGACGTGCTGACCGACAACCGCGAGATCCTCTCCTTTCTCCAGGCTGCAACCGGCTGCCCGCACCCTCTGCCGCCGGCAGCGGAAGCGGCAGCATTCAAGACGATGTCGACGGAGAAGCTGCGCGCGCTCGGCTGGGTGCCGGGCGGAAGGGAAAGACTGGCTGCGACGATCCGGGAGCTTGCCGTGCAAGCTGTGACCGTTGAACCAAGATTTCGCCCCTCACCCTAA
- a CDS encoding glycosyltransferase: MSRVFASPEGLSPSSTVTARHAFVTLVTNSDYALGARALLRSIRLTRTPADIVVLHTGGVDAASLEPLTEFDCRLIQTDLLPLSDEFNARHQRRNVHEQAPFTKGRKPDFHSPLDNFCKIRLWQLVEYERCIFIDADAIVLRNIDKLFLYPEFAAAPNVYESLADFHRLNSGVFVAEPAVATFEKMLAALDAPDAFWPRTDQTFLQSFFPDWHGLPVTMNMLQYVWFNLPELWDWRSIGVLHYQYEKPWEKDHPRADALRPLIDLWHAFLTGEQIPDIAGLPNPQAGLTSP, from the coding sequence ATGAGCCGCGTCTTCGCCAGTCCGGAGGGGCTCAGTCCCTCCTCCACGGTGACTGCGCGCCACGCTTTCGTGACGCTCGTCACCAACAGCGACTACGCGCTCGGTGCGCGGGCCCTGCTCAGATCGATCCGTCTCACCCGGACGCCCGCAGATATCGTCGTGCTCCATACCGGCGGGGTGGATGCCGCCTCCCTCGAGCCGCTGACCGAATTCGACTGCCGCCTGATCCAAACCGACCTGCTGCCGCTTTCGGACGAATTCAACGCCCGGCATCAGCGCCGCAACGTGCATGAGCAGGCACCCTTCACAAAAGGACGCAAGCCCGATTTCCATTCGCCGCTCGACAATTTCTGCAAGATAAGGCTGTGGCAACTCGTCGAATACGAACGCTGCATCTTCATCGATGCCGACGCGATCGTGTTGCGCAACATCGACAAGCTGTTCCTCTATCCGGAATTTGCCGCAGCGCCGAACGTCTATGAGAGTCTCGCGGACTTCCACCGCCTGAACTCCGGCGTCTTCGTCGCCGAGCCGGCAGTCGCGACCTTCGAGAAGATGCTCGCGGCCCTCGATGCGCCGGACGCCTTCTGGCCGCGCACGGACCAGACCTTTCTGCAAAGCTTCTTCCCCGATTGGCATGGCCTGCCGGTGACGATGAACATGCTGCAATATGTGTGGTTCAACCTGCCTGAGCTTTGGGACTGGCGCTCGATCGGGGTGCTCCATTACCAGTACGAAAAGCCGTGGGAGAAGGATCATCCGCGCGCGGATGCGCTGCGCCCGCTGATCGATCTCTGGCACGCTTTTCTGACCGGCGAGCAGATTCCCGATATTGCCGGTCTTCCCAATCCGCAAGCCGGCCTCACGTCGCCATGA
- a CDS encoding NAD-dependent epimerase/dehydratase family protein, with translation MKIAVLGGDGFVGWPTALHLSDAGHEVHILDNLSRRWIDTELGVQSLTPMDSIQERTRIWHAETGRRIHFNLIDLARDYELLKNWLAEHRPDAVVHFAEQRAAPYSMKSDRHKNYTVNNNVNATHNLLNALVELELDAHLVHLGTMGVYGYSTIGAAIPEGYLPVGIETMGEETVNQEILYPSNPGSVYHMTKCLDQLLFQFYAKNDGLRITDLHQGIVWGTHTEQTRRHPQLINRFDYDGDYGTVLNRFLIQAAIDYPLTVHGTGGQTRAFIHIQDSVRCTELALRNPPARGSRVEIFNQMTETHRIRDLAEMVARMTGAKIAWLPNPRKEAAENELVVRNEKFLALGLNPVRLEDGLLSEIVDVAKKFAYRVDRSRVPAVSAWTKDIAPLINHDPEGKRLKSVS, from the coding sequence ATGAAGATTGCAGTCCTCGGCGGTGATGGTTTCGTCGGCTGGCCCACCGCCCTGCATTTGTCCGATGCGGGCCACGAGGTTCACATCCTCGACAATCTCTCCCGCCGCTGGATCGACACGGAACTCGGCGTTCAATCCCTGACGCCGATGGATTCCATCCAGGAGCGCACGCGCATCTGGCACGCGGAAACCGGCCGGCGTATTCACTTCAATCTGATCGATCTCGCCCGCGACTACGAACTCCTGAAGAACTGGCTGGCGGAGCATCGGCCCGATGCGGTCGTCCACTTCGCCGAGCAGCGGGCCGCCCCCTATTCGATGAAGAGCGACAGGCACAAGAACTACACGGTCAACAACAACGTCAACGCGACCCACAATCTCCTGAACGCACTGGTCGAACTCGAACTCGATGCCCATCTCGTGCATCTCGGTACGATGGGCGTTTACGGCTATTCCACGATCGGGGCGGCGATCCCTGAAGGCTACCTGCCCGTCGGCATCGAGACCATGGGCGAAGAGACGGTGAACCAGGAAATCCTCTATCCTTCCAATCCGGGCTCCGTCTATCACATGACCAAGTGCCTGGATCAGCTGCTCTTCCAGTTCTATGCGAAGAATGACGGCCTCAGGATCACCGATCTGCATCAGGGCATCGTCTGGGGCACGCATACGGAGCAGACGCGGCGTCATCCGCAGCTCATCAACCGCTTCGACTATGACGGGGATTACGGAACCGTCCTCAATCGTTTCCTGATCCAGGCAGCAATCGACTATCCGCTGACGGTTCACGGAACCGGCGGCCAGACGCGCGCCTTCATCCATATTCAGGACTCGGTGCGCTGCACCGAGCTCGCGCTCAGGAACCCGCCGGCGCGCGGCAGCCGCGTCGAGATATTCAACCAGATGACGGAAACGCATCGCATCCGCGATCTCGCCGAGATGGTCGCACGCATGACCGGCGCGAAAATCGCCTGGCTGCCCAATCCGCGCAAGGAAGCGGCCGAGAACGAACTCGTGGTGCGGAACGAGAAATTCCTCGCGCTCGGCCTCAATCCGGTTCGCCTCGAAGACGGGCTGCTTTCGGAGATCGTCGACGTGGCGAAGAAATTCGCCTATCGCGTCGATCGCTCGCGCGTGCCGGCGGTTTCCGCCTGGACGAAGGACATCGCCCCCTTGATCAACCACGATCCGGAGGGCAAGCGGCTGAAATCGGTTTCATGA
- the ybgC gene encoding tol-pal system-associated acyl-CoA thioesterase: MSLISLAGELTETGHRLIQRVYYEDTDFSGVVYHARYLHFMERARTDYLRLLGVEQASLAIEGDVEGLVFVVHRMEIDFKAPARMDDVLTIETATEKAGGAKMILQQQIRRGDALLIAAKVIIAVVNGQGRPRRLPEALATKFLAAQAASA; encoded by the coding sequence ATGTCACTGATTTCGCTTGCCGGCGAGCTGACCGAGACCGGCCACCGACTGATCCAGCGGGTCTATTACGAGGACACCGATTTTTCCGGCGTCGTCTACCATGCGCGCTATCTGCATTTCATGGAGCGCGCCCGGACCGACTATCTGCGGCTTCTCGGCGTCGAGCAGGCGTCGCTGGCGATCGAAGGCGACGTGGAAGGCCTCGTCTTCGTCGTCCACCGTATGGAAATCGACTTCAAGGCGCCGGCGCGCATGGACGACGTCCTGACTATCGAGACCGCGACCGAAAAGGCCGGCGGCGCAAAAATGATCCTGCAGCAGCAGATCAGGCGCGGCGACGCGCTGCTGATCGCGGCCAAGGTAATCATTGCGGTCGTCAACGGTCAGGGACGGCCACGGCGTCTGCCGGAGGCACTGGCAACGAAATTCCTGGCTGCGCAAGCGGCTTCCGCGTGA
- the ligD gene encoding DNA ligase D, which yields MAARNEPLSEYNRRRDFTRTSEPKGAVARRSGDNRMRFLVQKHAATRLHYDFRLEWEGVLKSWAVTRGPSLNPEDKRLAVRTEDHPLAYGDFEGTIPKGEYGGGTVMLWDTGWWEPEDDPSKALKKGKLSFKLHGSRMKGGWALVRMRPREGEKRENWLLVKETDDVASDDGESLINENITSIVTGRTMEEIAEGRGEKRARVWHSNKSISANLKAGAIAENGNAGKRATRKASGKLPAFKAPQLATLVTKVPAGDAWLNEAKFDGYRLVCAVGAGTVRCYTRNGLDWTEKFPAIAAALAELDCQSALIDGEVVALSEGGSTFSALQKALRTGASTRLYAFDLIELDGKDLSRKPLVERKERLEALLQTLGATSTVQFSEHVRGNGEHVLSAICKAGQEGIIAKEADAPYRSGRSRSWLKVKCTKRQEFVIGGYTPSSKKGRAFASLLVGTFEGGKLIYRGGVGTGFSGKTMEDLAAAFAKRKRDTSPFDSVPRERMRNSVWLEPDLVAEVDFAEFTADGHVRHGSFEGLREDKEARAVKLETPKPAEAEPETAKSKSSARTRKTPPVQGDADVLGIRISHPDRVLFEGQGITKIDLARYYAVVAERMLPFAADHPVSLVRCPQGGERHCFFQKHASDGFPEAIREVPITESSGDTENYMYIHDAKGLVAAVQMGTLEFHIWGSSIDRLEKPDRLVFDLDPDPSVDFETVKAAALRLRDELAEIGLKTVPMVTGGKGVHVIVPLRPHAEWEEAKGFAKALARSIAERDPDNFVATMSKAKRKGKIFIDWLRNDRGATAIAPYSTRARSGGPVATPVGWDELQGLEAANGFQIPDIIERIEAGTDPWREIGKISQSLTKKILNSVE from the coding sequence ATGGCCGCTCGCAATGAACCGCTTTCCGAATATAACCGGCGCCGCGATTTCACGCGGACGAGCGAACCCAAGGGAGCGGTCGCTCGGCGCAGCGGGGACAACAGGATGCGGTTCCTGGTTCAGAAGCACGCTGCGACCCGCCTGCATTACGACTTCCGCCTGGAATGGGAGGGCGTGCTGAAGAGCTGGGCGGTCACACGCGGCCCGAGCCTCAACCCCGAAGACAAGCGCCTGGCCGTGCGTACCGAAGACCACCCGCTTGCCTATGGCGACTTCGAAGGAACGATACCGAAGGGAGAGTATGGCGGCGGTACCGTGATGCTCTGGGATACCGGCTGGTGGGAGCCGGAGGATGACCCGTCGAAAGCCCTGAAGAAGGGCAAGCTCTCCTTCAAGCTGCATGGCAGCCGAATGAAGGGCGGCTGGGCGCTGGTGCGCATGCGGCCACGCGAAGGCGAAAAGCGCGAGAACTGGCTGCTCGTCAAGGAAACGGACGATGTCGCCTCCGATGACGGCGAGAGCCTGATCAACGAGAACATCACCAGCATCGTTACCGGCCGGACGATGGAGGAGATCGCCGAAGGCAGGGGCGAGAAGCGGGCGCGGGTCTGGCATTCCAACAAAAGCATCTCGGCCAATCTCAAGGCCGGCGCGATCGCCGAAAACGGCAATGCAGGCAAGCGCGCGACGCGAAAAGCCTCCGGCAAGCTGCCCGCCTTCAAGGCACCGCAGCTGGCGACTCTGGTGACCAAGGTGCCCGCCGGCGACGCATGGCTGAACGAAGCCAAGTTCGACGGCTACCGTCTTGTCTGCGCCGTCGGTGCCGGCACCGTGCGCTGCTACACGCGCAACGGCCTCGACTGGACCGAGAAGTTCCCGGCAATTGCCGCCGCCCTTGCCGAACTCGACTGCCAGTCCGCTCTGATCGATGGCGAAGTGGTGGCGCTTTCGGAAGGCGGATCGACCTTCTCGGCCCTGCAGAAGGCGCTTAGAACGGGGGCCAGCACACGGCTTTACGCTTTCGATCTCATCGAGCTCGACGGCAAGGATCTGAGCCGGAAGCCGCTCGTGGAACGCAAGGAACGGCTCGAAGCGCTGCTCCAAACGCTCGGCGCCACCTCTACCGTACAATTCAGCGAGCATGTCCGCGGCAATGGCGAGCACGTGCTTTCCGCGATATGCAAGGCCGGCCAGGAGGGTATAATCGCCAAGGAGGCCGATGCCCCCTATCGCAGCGGGCGCAGCCGAAGCTGGCTCAAGGTGAAATGCACGAAGCGCCAGGAGTTCGTGATCGGTGGCTATACCCCGTCTTCAAAGAAGGGGCGTGCCTTCGCCTCGCTGCTCGTCGGGACCTTCGAAGGCGGGAAGCTGATCTACCGTGGCGGCGTCGGCACCGGTTTCAGCGGAAAGACAATGGAGGACCTCGCCGCGGCCTTCGCAAAGCGCAAGCGCGATACGTCGCCCTTCGACAGCGTGCCGCGAGAGAGAATGCGAAATTCGGTATGGCTTGAGCCGGACCTGGTGGCGGAGGTGGATTTCGCCGAATTCACGGCCGACGGACATGTCCGTCACGGTTCATTCGAGGGATTGCGCGAGGACAAGGAGGCCAGGGCCGTGAAACTGGAGACACCGAAGCCGGCAGAAGCGGAGCCGGAGACCGCCAAGAGCAAATCTTCCGCCAGGACGCGCAAGACCCCGCCTGTGCAGGGAGACGCCGATGTCCTCGGCATCCGCATCTCCCATCCGGACCGGGTGCTCTTCGAAGGCCAGGGCATCACCAAGATCGATCTCGCCCGCTATTACGCCGTTGTCGCCGAGAGGATGCTCCCCTTTGCCGCCGATCACCCCGTTTCGCTGGTGCGCTGCCCGCAGGGCGGCGAGCGGCACTGTTTCTTCCAGAAACACGCAAGCGACGGCTTTCCCGAGGCGATCCGGGAAGTGCCGATTACCGAGTCATCGGGCGACACCGAGAACTATATGTACATCCACGATGCCAAGGGCCTCGTCGCCGCCGTGCAGATGGGGACGCTCGAGTTTCACATCTGGGGTTCAAGCATCGACCGGCTGGAGAAACCCGACCGTCTGGTCTTCGATCTCGACCCCGATCCGAGCGTCGACTTCGAGACAGTCAAGGCGGCAGCCCTCAGGCTCCGCGACGAACTCGCCGAGATCGGCCTGAAAACAGTGCCCATGGTGACCGGCGGCAAGGGCGTCCACGTCATCGTTCCGCTCCGCCCCCATGCCGAATGGGAGGAGGCCAAAGGCTTCGCGAAAGCGCTCGCGCGATCTATCGCCGAGCGCGATCCGGACAATTTCGTCGCCACCATGTCGAAGGCGAAGCGCAAGGGAAAGATTTTCATAGACTGGCTGAGAAACGATCGCGGCGCCACGGCGATCGCGCCCTATTCCACCCGCGCGCGCTCCGGCGGACCGGTCGCCACACCGGTCGGCTGGGACGAACTCCAAGGCCTCGAAGCCGCCAACGGGTTTCAGATTCCGGACATTATCGAGCGGATCGAAGCCGGGACCGATCCGTGGCGGGAGATCGGCAAGATCAGTCAGTCGCTGACGAAGAAGATATTGAACTCGGTCGAATGA
- the tolQ gene encoding protein TolQ, which translates to MEQVGLAATSDVTLWSLFMQAGLVVKLVMLGLIAASVWTWAIVVDKSLNYGRVRRQLDNFEQVFWSGQSLEELYRTLSDRQTSGMGAIFVSAMREWKKSFERGARAPIGLQMRIDRAMDVTLARESEALEARLGSLATIGSAAPFIGLFGTVVGIMTSFQAIAGSKSTNLAVVAPGIAEALLATAIGLLAAIPAVIAYNKFTADAGKLTARMEAFADEFSAILSRQIDEKLQPSRQAAQ; encoded by the coding sequence ATGGAACAGGTTGGATTGGCCGCGACGAGCGACGTGACCCTCTGGTCGCTCTTCATGCAAGCGGGCTTGGTCGTGAAGCTGGTCATGCTGGGGCTCATCGCCGCCTCGGTCTGGACCTGGGCTATCGTCGTCGACAAGAGCCTGAATTACGGGCGTGTCCGCCGGCAGCTCGATAATTTCGAGCAGGTATTCTGGTCGGGTCAGTCGCTGGAGGAGCTCTATCGGACCCTCTCGGACAGGCAGACGAGCGGAATGGGCGCGATCTTCGTTTCGGCCATGCGCGAATGGAAGAAAAGCTTTGAGCGCGGCGCGCGCGCGCCGATCGGCCTGCAGATGCGGATCGACCGCGCGATGGACGTGACGCTCGCCCGTGAATCCGAAGCGCTCGAGGCAAGGCTCGGCTCGCTGGCGACGATCGGCTCGGCTGCCCCCTTCATCGGCCTTTTCGGCACCGTCGTCGGTATCATGACCTCGTTCCAGGCCATCGCCGGTTCCAAGTCCACCAACCTCGCCGTCGTTGCTCCCGGTATCGCCGAAGCGCTGCTTGCGACCGCCATCGGTCTGCTCGCCGCCATTCCTGCCGTTATCGCCTACAACAAGTTCACCGCCGATGCCGGCAAGCTGACGGCACGCATGGAAGCCTTTGCCGACGAGTTCTCCGCCATCCTGTCGCGACAGATCGACGAGAAGCTGCAGCCTTCTCGCCAAGCCGCGCAATAA
- the tolR gene encoding protein TolR, producing MGMAVGGAKGSGGGRRRRGGRRSAISEINVTPLVDVMLVLLIIFMVAAPMMTVGVPIDLPETQAKAMNADTQPITVSVNPAGEIFLQETPIAIDEVVPKLEAIATTGYNERIYVRGDTNADYGTVMKVMARISAAGFKNLGLVTLQEQEK from the coding sequence ATGGGTATGGCAGTTGGCGGAGCCAAGGGGTCGGGCGGCGGGCGCCGCCGCCGCGGCGGCAGAAGAAGCGCGATCAGCGAGATCAACGTCACGCCGCTCGTCGACGTCATGCTGGTTCTCCTCATCATCTTCATGGTGGCTGCGCCGATGATGACGGTCGGCGTGCCGATCGATCTGCCGGAAACGCAGGCGAAGGCCATGAACGCCGATACGCAGCCGATCACCGTCTCGGTCAACCCGGCGGGCGAGATCTTCCTGCAGGAGACGCCGATAGCGATCGACGAGGTCGTCCCGAAGCTCGAGGCGATCGCCACGACCGGCTACAATGAGCGCATCTATGTGCGCGGCGACACCAATGCCGACTACGGCACCGTGATGAAGGTGATGGCACGCATCTCCGCGGCAGGCTTCAAGAACCTGGGTCTCGTAACGCTTCAAGAACAAGAGAAGTGA
- the tolB gene encoding Tol-Pal system beta propeller repeat protein TolB produces MEMLRRNFFRLLMVLVAGCGLIASPANALVEININKGNVEPLPIAITDFLQGELAQKISGVIAADLKRSGLFAPIDKGAFIEKISNPDATPRFEDWKVINAQALVIGRVTQEGDGRLKAEFRLWDTFAGQQMLGQQFYTQPENWRRVAHIIADAIYERITGEKGYFDTRIVYVAESGPKNARKRQLAIMDQDGANSRALTNSNDIVLTPRFSPNRQEITYMSFENQQPRVYLLQLETGQREVVGNFPGMTFAPRFSPDGQRVIMSLQQEGNANIYTMDLRSRTTTRLTNTAAIDTSPSYSPDGSRIVFESDRGGKQQLYVMGADGSGQTRISFGDGSYSTPVWSPRGDLIAFTKQSGGKFSIGVMKPDGSGERILTTGFHNEGPTWAPNGRVLMFFRQNAGAGGPQLYSIDLTGYNEQLVQTQGFASDPAWSPLME; encoded by the coding sequence ATGGAAATGCTGAGACGCAATTTTTTCCGCCTCCTGATGGTGCTGGTCGCCGGCTGCGGGCTCATTGCCTCGCCGGCAAATGCGCTCGTCGAGATCAACATCAACAAGGGTAACGTCGAGCCGCTGCCGATCGCGATCACGGACTTCCTGCAGGGCGAACTCGCCCAGAAGATCTCCGGCGTGATTGCCGCCGACCTAAAGCGCTCCGGGCTTTTCGCGCCGATCGACAAGGGCGCCTTCATCGAGAAGATCTCCAATCCCGATGCCACACCGCGTTTCGAGGACTGGAAAGTGATCAACGCGCAGGCGCTCGTCATCGGCCGCGTCACGCAGGAAGGCGACGGCAGGCTGAAGGCGGAGTTCCGCCTTTGGGATACCTTTGCCGGCCAGCAGATGCTCGGTCAGCAGTTCTACACCCAGCCGGAGAACTGGCGCCGGGTCGCCCACATCATTGCCGACGCGATCTATGAGAGGATCACCGGCGAGAAGGGGTATTTCGACACGCGCATCGTCTACGTCGCCGAAAGCGGGCCGAAGAATGCGCGCAAGCGCCAACTCGCCATCATGGACCAGGACGGGGCCAATTCCCGGGCGCTCACCAATTCCAACGACATCGTGCTGACGCCGCGCTTCTCGCCGAACCGTCAGGAAATCACCTATATGTCGTTCGAGAACCAGCAGCCGCGCGTTTATCTGCTTCAGCTTGAAACGGGGCAGCGCGAGGTGGTCGGCAATTTCCCGGGCATGACCTTCGCCCCGCGTTTCTCGCCGGATGGCCAGCGGGTGATCATGAGCCTGCAGCAGGAAGGCAACGCCAACATCTATACGATGGATCTGCGCTCGCGCACGACGACGCGGCTCACCAACACCGCGGCGATCGACACCTCTCCCTCCTATTCGCCGGACGGCAGCCGGATCGTCTTCGAAAGCGACCGCGGCGGCAAGCAGCAGCTCTACGTCATGGGCGCCGACGGCTCCGGCCAGACGCGCATTTCCTTCGGCGACGGTTCCTATTCGACGCCCGTCTGGTCTCCGCGCGGCGACCTCATCGCCTTCACCAAGCAGTCGGGCGGGAAGTTCTCGATCGGCGTCATGAAGCCGGACGGGTCGGGCGAGCGCATTCTCACCACCGGCTTTCACAATGAAGGCCCCACCTGGGCGCCGAACGGCCGTGTCCTGATGTTTTTCCGTCAGAACGCCGGTGCGGGCGGCCCGCAGCTCTATTCGATCGATCTGACGGGCTATAACGAGCAGCTTGTCCAGACGCAGGGCTTCGCCTCGGATCCGGCCTGGTCGCCGCTGATGGAATAG
- the pal gene encoding peptidoglycan-associated lipoprotein Pal: MSRIDTPAASRMQTIARNPVMIALVMTLALAGCASKKNLPNDAAGLGLGAGAATPGSQQDFTVNVGDRIFFDTDSTSIRADAQATLDRQAQWLAKYPNYGITIEGHADERGTREYNLALGARRAAATRDYLVSRGVPGNRMRTISYGKEKPVAVCDDISCWSQNRRAVTVLGGAGS; encoded by the coding sequence ATGAGCCGAATTGACACCCCGGCAGCAAGCCGCATGCAGACCATCGCCCGCAATCCGGTCATGATCGCGCTCGTCATGACGCTTGCCCTTGCTGGCTGCGCTTCGAAGAAGAACCTGCCGAACGATGCTGCCGGCCTCGGTCTCGGCGCAGGCGCGGCGACCCCGGGCTCGCAGCAGGACTTCACCGTCAACGTCGGCGACCGCATCTTCTTCGATACGGATTCGACGTCGATCCGTGCCGACGCGCAGGCGACGCTCGACCGCCAAGCCCAGTGGCTGGCAAAATATCCGAACTACGGAATCACCATCGAAGGCCATGCCGACGAGCGCGGCACCCGCGAATACAACCTGGCGCTCGGCGCCCGCCGTGCTGCCGCGACCCGCGACTATCTCGTCAGCCGCGGCGTCCCCGGAAACCGCATGCGCACGATCTCCTACGGCAAGGAAAAGCCGGTCGCCGTCTGCGACGACATCTCCTGCTGGTCGCAGAACCGCCGCGCCGTTACCGTGCTCGGTGGCGCCGGCAGCTGA
- the ybgF gene encoding tol-pal system protein YbgF, which translates to MKKFVVAGLLGLVTLAGLGSTADAMPLSGLFARTTQTDAGSKGDLPVMKVQSPDIARVGQLEEQIRSLNGRIEEMSFQLLQMQEQIRKFQEDNEFRFQDLENGRSSSKKSGALETPKSNDQASVTPGVTDSRPSGAPAAGGADMAGVDPNAPGAAPAPATLGQIIFDENGNPVSATAGVEPGANATLPGVDTGLATQGGGLNDNPGSVPDSGQATASLSDPGDLYQAGYSHVLSGDYSIAEQEFRDYLDAFPSGDKAADASFWMGEAQYSQGKYSDAAKTFLNAHQSHGKSPKAPEMLLKLGMSLGALDNKETACATLREVNKRYPKASPAVKAKVASEQSRFGC; encoded by the coding sequence ATGAAGAAATTTGTCGTGGCAGGACTGCTTGGCCTCGTGACCCTTGCGGGTCTCGGCTCTACAGCAGATGCCATGCCGCTTTCCGGGCTCTTTGCCCGCACGACGCAGACCGATGCCGGCAGCAAGGGCGACCTTCCGGTAATGAAGGTGCAATCACCCGATATTGCGCGGGTCGGTCAACTCGAGGAACAGATCCGCTCCCTCAATGGGCGTATCGAGGAAATGAGCTTCCAGCTCCTGCAGATGCAGGAGCAGATCCGGAAGTTCCAGGAGGACAACGAGTTCCGCTTCCAGGATCTGGAAAACGGCAGGTCCTCCTCCAAGAAGAGCGGCGCGCTTGAAACGCCGAAATCGAATGATCAGGCGTCCGTCACCCCCGGGGTGACGGATAGCCGGCCGTCGGGCGCTCCGGCTGCCGGCGGCGCCGATATGGCGGGTGTCGATCCCAACGCGCCGGGCGCCGCGCCCGCGCCGGCGACGCTGGGGCAGATCATTTTCGACGAGAACGGCAACCCCGTCTCGGCAACGGCGGGCGTAGAGCCCGGGGCCAACGCCACTCTGCCCGGCGTCGATACAGGGCTTGCGACCCAGGGCGGTGGCCTCAACGACAATCCGGGAAGCGTGCCGGACAGCGGACAGGCGACCGCGTCTCTCAGCGATCCGGGCGATCTCTACCAAGCAGGCTACAGCCACGTGCTTTCCGGCGATTACAGCATCGCAGAGCAGGAATTCCGCGATTACCTCGATGCCTTTCCAAGCGGCGACAAGGCGGCGGATGCGAGCTTCTGGATGGGCGAGGCACAGTATTCGCAAGGCAAGTACAGCGACGCGGCCAAGACCTTCCTCAACGCGCATCAGAGCCACGGCAAGTCACCGAAGGCTCCGGAAATGCTCTTGAAGCTCGGCATGTCCCTCGGCGCCCTCGACAACAAGGAGACCGCCTGCGCCACGCTGCGCGAGGTCAACAAGCGCTATCCGAAAGCATCACCCGCCGTGAAGGCGAAGGTGGCGAGCGAGCAGAGCCGTTTCGGCTGCTGA